One part of the Lycium ferocissimum isolate CSIRO_LF1 chromosome 8, AGI_CSIRO_Lferr_CH_V1, whole genome shotgun sequence genome encodes these proteins:
- the LOC132067601 gene encoding pentatricopeptide repeat-containing protein At1g22960, mitochondrial isoform X2, whose amino-acid sequence MLSNEILPDVKNCNRILRNLRDRNLVAKSREVYRMMGEYGIKSTIITYNTMLDSFCREGEVQQALDLLSEMQRKECYPNDVTYNILINGLSKKGEFDHAKGLIGEMLNKGLKVSAHTYNPLIHGYCAKGMIVEALGLVEEMEVKGVSPNVSTFNTFIYALCREGQASEARHWFSVMLKKNLAPDIISYNTLIYAYCRLGHTNEGFSLLRDLRRRELFPTVVTYNTIMHGLCRKGHLEDAKQLKKDMMRSGISPDVFTYTILVHGSYKAGNLPMAKELFDEMLQRGLEPDCIAYTTRIAGVLRLGDILKACKLQEEMSAQGFPPNIIIYNVFVDGIAKLGNLEEATELLQKMVGDGLMPDHITYTSVIHAYLEFGYLKKARELFDEMISKEISPTVVTYTVLIHAHAGKGRLELAHMYFSEMQQKSILPNVITYNALINGLCKYRRVNEGYRYFAEMKARGIVPNKYTYTILINENCDLGNWQEVFRLFKEMLDNGIQPDSFTYSAMLKNLGKDSTSHAIEYLDFILLGDEGTAEAES is encoded by the coding sequence ATGTTGAGCAATGAGATATTGCCTGATGTGAAGAATTGTAATAGGATTTTGAGGAACTTAAGGGATAGGAATTTAGTTGCGAAATCGCGAGAAGTGTATAGGATGATGGGTGAGTATGGGATAAAGTCGACGATTATTACTTATAATACGATGTTGGATTCGTTTTGTAGAGAAGGCGAAGTACAACAGGCTTTAGATCTTTTATCGGAAATGCAGAGAAAGGAATGCTATCCGAATGATGTTACGTATAATATCTTGATTAACGGGTTGTCCAAGAAAGGAGAATTTGATCATGCTAAGGGTTTGATTGGAGAGATGTTGAATAAAGGATTGAAGGTTTCGGCTCATACGTATAACCCTTTAATTCACGGTTACTGTGCTAAGGGAATGATTGTCGAGGCATTAGGTCTTGTAGAAGAAATGGAGGTAAAAGGAGTTTCGCCGAATGTATCGACTTTTAATACGTTTATTTACGCACTTTGCCGGGAAGGGCAGGCAAGTGAAGCGAGGCACTGGTTTTCTGTCATGTTGAAGAAGAATTTGGCACCGGACATAATCTCGTATAATACTTTGATTTACGCGTATTGTCGGTTGGGGCATACTAATGAGGGTTTTTCGTTATTACGTGATTTAAGGAGGAGGGAACTTTTTCCTACAGTAGTAACGTATAATACGATTATGCATGGACTCTGTAGAAAAGGTCATTTAGAGGATGCTAAGCAGCTGAAAAAAGACATGATGAGATCCGGTATCTCCCCTGATGTATTTACTTACACTATTCTTGTTCATGGTTCGTACAAGGCAGGAAATTTACCAATGGCAAAAGAACTATTCGATGAGATGTTACAGAGGGGTTTGGAGCCAGACTGCATTGCTTACACAACTCGAATAGCAGGTGTACTGAGGCTGGGTGACATATTGAAGGCGTGCAAACTACAAGAGGAAATGTCAGCACAGGGATTCCCTCCAAATATAATTATCTACAATGTATTTGTCGATGGTATTGCGAAGCTCGGTAATCTAGAAGAAGCAACTGAGTTGTTACAGAAGATGGTTGGAGATGGCCTTATGCCTGACCACATAACATATACCAGTGTAATTCATGCATACCTAGAATTTGGGTATCTAAAAAAAGCCAGAGAGTTGTTCGATGAGATGATAAGCAAAGAGATCTCTCCAACTGTTGTGACATACACAGTGCTAATTCATGCACATGCTGGTAAAGGGAGGCTTGAACTTGCACATATGTATTTTTCAGAGATGCAACAGAAGAGCATTTTGCCAAATGTGATTACTTACAACGCGCTGATAAATGGACTTTGCAAGTATAGAAGAGTAAACGAGGGTTACAGGTACTTTGCTGAGATGAAAGCAAGAGGAATTGTCCCTAATAAATATACCTACACCATTTTGATAAATGAGAACTGTGATTTGGGTAACTGGCAAGAGGTTTTTAGACTGTTCAAAGAAATGTTGGATAACGGAATCCAACCTGATTCTTTTACATACAGTGCGATGTTGAAAAATCTCGGCAAAGATTCTACATCACATGCCATAGAATACCTTGACTTTATACTTTTGGGTGATGAAGGCACTGCCGAAGCAGAGAGTTGA